CGTCAGTTCAACCGGCAATTGAGCCGCGGGACGCCCTTCCGGATTCACAAACCGAACTTGAACCAGTTGCTCTGGCGGTAGTTTCAAATCAGCCTGGGTTGGATTGCTGGTCAGATCCACCGTTCGCCAGGCGAATCCCGACTGGTTCGTCCGAGCGATGAGACTGGGAAGCGAATGGATTTTCGAAGAATAATTCTTCAATGACAGTTCAAAATAACCTGCGGTATCAGTGACACCCTCTCCCAGCAGTTCTCGCGTCAATGGCCAGCCGTCATTTTTTTTCGATGCCACGACTGCCACCAGCGCGCCGGCGGCAGGTTTTTCATCGGGGCCGGTAATCGTGCCGCGAACAATGAGCGGCTGTTTTTGTGGAGTCGTGTTTTGTTTGCCTGGCGTTTGCTTATTGGTGGAATTCATTTTTGTTTGTGCTACGGTAATGGTCCCCCCGGCAATGCCGACGATCATGATCAGTGTCAGGGCGATCAAGGACAGAATTTTGTTCTTTGACAGTCGCGTCAAGCGACTTCGTTTTTCATCAAGCAGGCCGGCGATGCGGTCTTCGAGTTTCCAGCGCGAAGTAAATAACCCGACCGTACCTGGCAGAAACCGATCCGGTTCACTCAGCCTGGCGAGTGCCAGCAACGTCCGGCTATAACAGGACGCCGCCGTTGTCGCTAACACATAATTATCGCAGACTTCTTCGCGGGCCTGGGCGAGCCGGCGGTTCAATACATTCACAAGCGGATGTAACCAGAAGAGTGCCGACACCAGATTTTGAATCAACAGGATCACCTGATCGCGTCTCGCCAGATGCGCCATTTCATGAATGAAGATCTCCCGCAACGATTCAGGATCGATCTGGCCCACGATTTGTGCCGGCAGGACGACCCGTGGCCGCAGGAATCCTGTTGAAACTGGACCTGCAACATGTTGCGAGAGAACTAGTTCTGGCAGACGTGTTCCCGGAAACAATCGTCCCGCCAGTTCAAGTACTTCTGCGAGCAGCGGATTCGTATTGGGTTTTGCCGACCGTAAAATGAACGCCAGACGGCACCAGCCAAACACGAGTCTGACCAATAACAGTATCGTTCCTGAAAGCCAGATCAACAACAGCCCCGGCATGATGGCGCGCAGCAGGGAACCAACCCGGGTACCCGTCGATGGTGCGGTTTGCGAAGCAGCGGCCGCCTCCTGTTGTGCTTTCGATAATTTGATCAGAGACCCTGACTGCAGCGTTTCCGCCACTGGTTTCTGTTCTGTCTGGTTCAGTACGTCAATGATTGTGGGTTGCTGTCGGTGAGTGGTCTCTTTAGAGGCATTGGGTTGCAATAAGGCCGCTGAAGAGGGCATTTCCTCGGAGGATCTTGCCAGAGAGGAACGGGCGACGGAATTTGTGTTTTCCTCCAACAGTGAAACCGTCAACAGACTGTTCCCCGCAGACTGCATGCAGAACGTGATTGCCGGACTGAGCAAGACCAGAATTAACGCTGTGCCCAACACGCCACACCGAACCGCAGGATTACGGCGGAGGCAAGTGGCAAACAATAAACTCACCGCAGTGACAAACGTGATTTGCAACAGCACATTGATGCCCCCAATCAGGAGCTGATCACCGGGATTTCCGAAATGAATTAGCATCATGACGATTCCTTTCGTCGTTGAGAAGAATGTTTCTGGTTTGTTTCTGCTGCTTCAATCATGGTGCGAATCCGTTCGGCTTCTTCGGAGGAAAGCCCCCGGTATTCCAGGAGTGCGGTGACCATCTCTTCCGCGGAACCGGCAAAAAAACGGTCCACCATCTGGGAAACCTTGGCACCCAGTGAGACCGTGCGCGGTCGTTTCGCAGAATAGACGAAGGTGCGTCCCTCCTGGCGGTGTTTCAGCCAGCCTTTTTCCTCCAGCCGCACGATCATGGTCTGCACGGTATTGCGCGCCAGCTCACGTCGTTGGGCCAGTGCATCGCGGGCTTCACTGACAGTGATTTCCCCGCGATCCCACACGAGTTCCATAATCTCCCGCTGCGCATCGGTCAGCGGCGCCGCATCTGCTTTGGCCATTTCAAGCTCCTGAAATCTAATGCCTACAAGTTGTAGGCTATTAATACCTACATCGTGTAGGTGTGTCAAGAAGAAATCGCAAAAAGAAATCAATCTGACCAGCCTGTGATTAAGCAACTACCGCTGAATCGAAAATCGGGTAGTCAGATTTCCCAGGATTGAAATTCCATTCCGGAAAAATCATTCAGGTCAATGTAAGCAGGTAAATCGCCAATCAGGGGGCTCACTTCCGCAAGCGAAATATGTTTTCCATAACTGCCTCGTTCCGCGGGAACGGGAATTTCCATCCAGATCGTATCGCCGGTCCTTGCAAACTGCAGCGTGGTGCCGGATTCGTCAATCAATCCGAAAAAGTCATCAGCTCCCTGTAAAAAATCGAGCGCCCGCTCCTGTGCCAGTGCCAGGTCCATTTCACAGGCATCCTCCGGGCTGACATATTCATTGGTCTGCTCGCAATAGTAAAAGGCTTGATATACCATGTTTTTGATACTCAGGTTATGGTTCGCACTGTTGAGACAAATTCGCATCCGCTGCACACGGTTTCAATCGTACCGTACTCAAACAGTCTGTCAATTGGAGACTGGAATTCCGCATCAACAATCCTTCAGGTCAGTTTAATGCCAAGATTGCTTCCGAAACTCACTGCGGACTTCCTCCAGTACATGCCGATGGAACAAGTAACCGAAGCCGGCTTTTTCAAAACGGAAAATCAGTTCGTTTCTGGTACAGGTCAGTTTCTCTGCGCAAGCATCGAGAGACCAGTTGCTGTCAGCCAGCTGCATCAATAGATACGCACGTCGGCACTGTGCTGCAGACAGACGATATGTTTTCAAATATTCCAGCGTTCCATTTTTCCTGACTATCGATTCGCCAATATGGTTTTCTGTTTTCGGATTCAATTCTGTCATAAAACGTTGCAAATGGAACGGCCCCATCCGGTAAACCATCTCGTAGCGGACCGGGCAGCCCAGCAGATTGTCTGACATCAGAGTATGCAGTTGCGACCAGTCGGACCGCACGCGGGCGACTTCGGTGCGCAGATCTTTCATTGACTGAACGCGATCGGCGTCGATCTCATCCGGGTTCAGACCGTTTTCCTGTGCGTACAGTCCATAGTAGTAGAGCAATTCACCATAGTCATCCGTCAATAACGTCTCGTGCAGCGCACGATAATCATCGGGATGAGATACGATGAACGCCGAGGCCAGCGCATCGCCAACGAAGACCAGCGAACCGACCTGATTTGTATGAATCTCAAACACGCGTAACGCGTCTTCCAGCCCTTTGATCCAGCGGCCTGGAATCGTCGTTTCAGAGCGCGGACTCAACCCATCGCGGATTGCTTTCCGGGAATACTCTTCCCAGATAATGTCGGGGCCGCCAAAATGCAGCGCGAGAAAACCTTCCATGGAAACATCCATCGGCAAAAACCGCAGGCGGTTCCGGTCTTCGCGAGCCCGCATTTTTTTCATGACGCGTGCCGTCATGAATCCCAGGTCATGGGCTGTCCCATCACTGGTTTTCGTCGATTTATTGGATCGAATTTGCGTACCGTAGGCGACCGCTGGTGAACCATCGTTCGTCCAGTCCGCGATGAAGGCATGCGGAATGTAAGAATAGTAGGCTGTTTTATTGTCAATCTGGACGGCGGCGATGTCCTCATAATAGGGGCGTTTCGTAAGACGCAAATCTTCGCGCACCTGTTTGCGCAGCACAGGAACCAGCCGCACGCCTCCCAATACCTGAGAGGGTGCGAGTGTCAGACCTTTCAGAGAAATCGTCTCCAGACAATCGGTTGTTTTGGGTTGTTTACGTTCCATCAGAGTTGAGCATCCTGTTCACACGCAATGCCAGATACTGTTCGAGTTCGTCCAGCGTTGCGGTCCCGGCGGTAAATTTGGCAAATCCCAGTATGATGGGAATGTCTTCCGCATCGCGCAGTCCCACCGTCGGGATTGTCGCTCCCAGGCGATGGGGCGCGTAATGATCGGCGTCGAATACCGGATTCATGTGGACGATTTCGGGTGTCTCTGTCTTACCAATCGCATCCCGGTACACGCGGGCCACCTGATCGACGAGTTGAGGCGGATCGTTTTCGTAACCGTCGGACACAATCACGATCAGATCGGGCCGCCATTCCAGTGCATCGAGCAGTGGTTCCGCGAGCGCTGTCTGTCCTGCTGCATGCGTCAGGAATTCAAACGAATTCTCTCCCCATGCGGGTGTCCAGAAAGCCCGGTATTCGGTCGCCGCACGGCGCAGCAGAGAACTGGCGGCCAGAGCGACCGCCAGGGGCCGATTGCGTTTTTCACGGCTGCCGGTTGCGGAGCGACTACGATCCAGAATCGTCGCCACGCGCCCCAATGAGAGTGGCGCGCGAGTCAATGCTTTGTCTGCCGCCGCTTTCAGAGCAGCCTGCAGTTCATCCGCTCGCGCTGCGCGTTGGCTCTGCTTTAAAGAGAGAATGTAGAGCGCCAGCTTGGTCAGGCCAGCCCGACTCAGGTCGAACTCAATTTCAACACCCTTTGTACGCGCAGCAGTTGACTGAAGACGCAGCTTCTCGGCGGCTGTCATTTTCGGTTCGATCTTTTTCAAAAACACATCACGGGGAATCTGATGCTTCTGAGCCAGCGATTCGGCTACGGTAAACGGCAACTCATAAATGGCAGCCGCACTGTATTGCGCCTGGCGATACTGGTTCAATAACGGCGTCGTGAACGACTTCTGACTGGACCGCTCAAACAGGAAAAGCCCCAGTTCCTCATCCAGTCGGGAATGAATGTGTGCCGCCGCAGCCCGATATTTGTTACGATACTTAATCGCGTCGAATTCGGGCTCGCGCCGCCAGGCCAGGTACGATTTGATTACAGCACGGGTCCGGCGGTTATTCACTCGATTTTGCTGCAGTCGCACAAACAAAGCATACACCCGGTTGGCAGGCAATTTCCGTAGCGCTGTGGCAATCAGCGCACCTTCTTCAGTACGCTGCTTTGTATCAGCGGGCGCACCTGCCTCCAGCAGGTTAAAAATAATCTGTTGCTGATTGAAATGATTAATGCCCGCCGCCAGCGTGCGCGCATAGAGTAGCCGATAGTTGATCAACACATAG
This genomic interval from Gimesia alba contains the following:
- a CDS encoding M56 family metallopeptidase — its product is MMLIHFGNPGDQLLIGGINVLLQITFVTAVSLLFATCLRRNPAVRCGVLGTALILVLLSPAITFCMQSAGNSLLTVSLLEENTNSVARSSLARSSEEMPSSAALLQPNASKETTHRQQPTIIDVLNQTEQKPVAETLQSGSLIKLSKAQQEAAAASQTAPSTGTRVGSLLRAIMPGLLLIWLSGTILLLVRLVFGWCRLAFILRSAKPNTNPLLAEVLELAGRLFPGTRLPELVLSQHVAGPVSTGFLRPRVVLPAQIVGQIDPESLREIFIHEMAHLARRDQVILLIQNLVSALFWLHPLVNVLNRRLAQAREEVCDNYVLATTAASCYSRTLLALARLSEPDRFLPGTVGLFTSRWKLEDRIAGLLDEKRSRLTRLSKNKILSLIALTLIMIVGIAGGTITVAQTKMNSTNKQTPGKQNTTPQKQPLIVRGTITGPDEKPAAGALVAVVASKKNDGWPLTRELLGEGVTDTAGYFELSLKNYSSKIHSLPSLIARTNQSGFAWRTVDLTSNPTQADLKLPPEQLVQVRFVNPEGRPAAQLPVELTSIFPTSKDQMHLEPALGIAGPTSKSKIWPTSLQTDAQGLLTLKNIAAGDGLFLKISGTEEFAPQSLILNSGLPEERGENDGTYRAIFKNIKPGEDATIVLSPAQFFAGRVLLGESGKPAANARITIWASQQEQYGSMVSVEGKTDDAGRFRLNPQPGVRFGIIAYPPKGSPYQIRQLEDLRWSPGATSQNIEIKLGKVALAQGTVFDAVTGQPLSGASVQYYPESTNNKNTSDEIITGWQGIQKTDAAGKFSIPVLPGPGTLLFHAAEKDYILQERDSQQLYSGKPGGTRMYAHAFQKINPAKDETLKPMKIELQPGKTISGTIVDEQGQPIQHALMISRLKIQPSSPDWRGFPDEVNNGTFELHGLREGVEYPVYFLDPKNQLGAAAKISTKTQEPKIVLKHCGSASARYIDPKGKPIVGKMLGSLYLVVTPGQPKYEFLAVQRGETLADEDLVANIDRHNYQLRTTCTTNDKGQLNFPALIPGASYRSTTVVDGLPKVTHEFILQPGERFDMGEIEVQLDE
- a CDS encoding BlaI/MecI/CopY family transcriptional regulator gives rise to the protein MAKADAAPLTDAQREIMELVWDRGEITVSEARDALAQRRELARNTVQTMIVRLEEKGWLKHRQEGRTFVYSAKRPRTVSLGAKVSQMVDRFFAGSAEEMVTALLEYRGLSSEEAERIRTMIEAAETNQKHSSQRRKESS
- a CDS encoding ARPP-2 domain-containing protein; translation: MERKQPKTTDCLETISLKGLTLAPSQVLGGVRLVPVLRKQVREDLRLTKRPYYEDIAAVQIDNKTAYYSYIPHAFIADWTNDGSPAVAYGTQIRSNKSTKTSDGTAHDLGFMTARVMKKMRAREDRNRLRFLPMDVSMEGFLALHFGGPDIIWEEYSRKAIRDGLSPRSETTIPGRWIKGLEDALRVFEIHTNQVGSLVFVGDALASAFIVSHPDDYRALHETLLTDDYGELLYYYGLYAQENGLNPDEIDADRVQSMKDLRTEVARVRSDWSQLHTLMSDNLLGCPVRYEMVYRMGPFHLQRFMTELNPKTENHIGESIVRKNGTLEYLKTYRLSAAQCRRAYLLMQLADSNWSLDACAEKLTCTRNELIFRFEKAGFGYLFHRHVLEEVRSEFRKQSWH